Proteins from a genomic interval of Leifsonia shinshuensis:
- a CDS encoding App1 family protein has protein sequence MTATPAKRSASVEPIMHRAARVEDAFHEFRARRARKHGFLATVVPYTGYGSPTWVRILGRVLLAKEPRPGSRAERKHRRREESIRGWRSFISVPVGDVEVTVQIDGAHHVVKPDRGGVIDTVLPVQLKPGWHTVKLTTPESARVFEAPVYIVDPKATFGIISDVDDTVMVTALPRPLLAAWNTFVLDEHARVPTPGMAVLLERLAAAHPGAPVIYLSTGAWNVAPTLTRFLSRNLFPAGPLLLTDWGPTHDRFFRSGREHKRTSLARLAEEFPGLKWLLIGDDGQHDEVLYGEFTTEHPDNVAGVAIRQLSNSEAVLAGGRSKAEKHSEISGAPWMYAPDGAGLSDQLKEHRLLP, from the coding sequence ATGACTGCAACCCCAGCCAAGCGGAGCGCGAGCGTCGAGCCGATCATGCACCGCGCAGCGCGTGTCGAGGACGCGTTCCACGAGTTCCGCGCCCGCCGGGCGCGCAAGCACGGCTTCCTCGCCACCGTCGTGCCGTACACCGGCTACGGCTCGCCGACCTGGGTGCGCATCCTCGGCCGGGTCCTGCTGGCCAAGGAGCCGCGACCGGGCAGCCGCGCCGAGCGCAAGCACCGCAGGCGCGAGGAGTCGATCCGCGGCTGGCGCTCGTTCATCAGCGTGCCCGTCGGCGACGTCGAGGTCACGGTCCAGATCGACGGCGCGCACCACGTGGTCAAGCCGGACCGCGGCGGCGTCATCGACACCGTGCTCCCGGTGCAGCTCAAGCCCGGCTGGCACACGGTGAAGCTCACGACGCCGGAGTCCGCGCGCGTGTTCGAGGCGCCGGTCTACATCGTCGACCCCAAGGCCACCTTCGGAATCATCTCCGATGTGGACGACACCGTCATGGTCACCGCGCTCCCCCGGCCCCTGCTCGCCGCGTGGAACACGTTCGTCCTGGACGAGCACGCCCGGGTCCCCACGCCGGGAATGGCGGTGCTGCTCGAACGGCTCGCTGCCGCGCATCCCGGCGCCCCGGTGATCTACCTCTCGACGGGCGCTTGGAACGTCGCGCCGACGCTCACCCGCTTCCTCTCGCGCAACCTGTTCCCCGCGGGCCCCCTGCTGCTGACCGACTGGGGGCCCACCCACGACCGGTTCTTCCGCTCCGGCCGCGAGCACAAGCGCACCAGCCTGGCGCGGCTGGCCGAGGAGTTCCCCGGCCTCAAGTGGCTGCTGATCGGCGACGACGGGCAGCACGACGAGGTTCTCTACGGCGAGTTCACGACCGAGCACCCGGACAACGTGGCCGGGGTCGCCATCCGGCAGCTCTCCAACAGCGAGGCGGTGCTGGCCGGCGGCCGCTCGAAGGCCGAGAAGCACAGCGAGATCTCCGGCGCGCCGTGGATGTACGCCCCGGACGGCGCGGGCCTCAGCGACCAGCTGAAGGAGCACAGGCTCCTCCCCTGA
- a CDS encoding TetR family transcriptional regulator — protein sequence MPINDLVAAQNTTGAPLVRTEPIQERSAARIDALLDAAAEVVDEIGFDRLTTAMVAERAGASIGTVYRYFPDRIVLLQALRDRALLRYRHSVVAAIHAESPAHWWNAVECAIDAFVAMFRTEPGFRIIRFTDAERSGLPGEEEPEQTVSFASQFAAILSEEYGLPAGEDLAFRLEIVVEIMDGLINRAFLDDPMGDPRFIEEARVVAREYLERRYDPKS from the coding sequence GTGCCCATCAACGACCTGGTCGCCGCACAGAACACCACAGGAGCGCCGCTCGTCCGGACGGAGCCGATCCAGGAGCGCAGCGCTGCGCGGATCGACGCCCTCCTCGACGCCGCTGCGGAGGTGGTCGACGAGATCGGATTCGACCGGCTGACCACAGCGATGGTCGCCGAGCGCGCCGGCGCGTCCATCGGCACGGTCTATCGCTACTTCCCCGACCGCATCGTCCTGCTGCAGGCGCTGCGCGACCGTGCGCTGCTACGCTACCGGCACTCGGTGGTCGCGGCGATCCACGCCGAGAGCCCGGCGCACTGGTGGAACGCGGTGGAGTGCGCGATCGACGCGTTCGTGGCGATGTTCCGCACGGAGCCGGGCTTCCGGATCATCCGCTTCACCGATGCGGAGCGCTCGGGCCTCCCCGGCGAGGAGGAGCCGGAGCAGACCGTGTCGTTCGCGTCGCAGTTCGCCGCGATCCTGTCGGAGGAGTACGGCCTGCCCGCGGGCGAGGACCTGGCCTTCCGGCTCGAGATCGTGGTGGAGATCATGGACGGCCTGATCAACCGGGCTTTCCTCGACGACCCGATGGGCGACCCGCGCTTCATCGAAGAGGCGCGCGTCGTGGCCCGCGAGTACCTGGAGCGGCGGTACGACCCGAAGAGCTGA
- a CDS encoding ABC transporter ATP-binding protein — MIEFSSVTKRFPDGTVAVDDFSLVIPSRKITVLVGSSGSGKTTILRMVNRMVDPTSGTVSIDGEDVQTLKPVHLRRRIGYVMQNSGLLPHRKVVDNIATVPLLTGVKRTAAHERALELMDTVGLERSLADKYPSQLSGGQQQRVGVARGLAVDPNILLMDEPFGAVDPIVRDDLQNELLRLQRELGKTVLFVTHDIDEAFRLGDQVVIFRKGGIVAQKGTPAEILARPADDFVASFVGADRGKRALHIERTPTGSVLVDSEGRTAGVLSADDSASVEAKAATVSVAGATAQGEDPT; from the coding sequence ATGATCGAGTTCAGCTCCGTCACGAAACGGTTCCCGGACGGGACCGTCGCGGTCGACGACTTCTCCCTGGTGATCCCGTCCCGCAAGATCACCGTGCTGGTCGGCTCTTCCGGCAGTGGCAAGACCACGATCCTGCGCATGGTCAATCGGATGGTCGACCCGACCAGCGGCACCGTCTCGATCGACGGCGAGGACGTGCAGACCCTGAAGCCGGTGCACCTGCGCCGCCGGATCGGCTACGTCATGCAGAACTCTGGGCTGCTGCCGCACCGCAAGGTCGTCGACAACATCGCGACCGTCCCGCTGCTCACAGGCGTGAAGCGCACGGCCGCGCACGAGCGCGCGCTGGAGCTGATGGACACGGTCGGGCTGGAGCGGTCGCTCGCGGACAAGTACCCCAGCCAGCTCTCCGGCGGCCAGCAGCAGCGCGTCGGCGTCGCTCGCGGGCTCGCGGTCGACCCCAACATCCTCCTGATGGACGAGCCGTTCGGCGCCGTCGACCCGATCGTGCGCGACGACCTCCAGAACGAGCTGCTGCGCCTGCAGCGCGAGCTCGGCAAGACCGTGCTGTTCGTGACGCACGACATCGACGAGGCGTTCCGGCTGGGGGACCAGGTCGTGATCTTCCGCAAGGGCGGCATCGTGGCCCAGAAGGGCACGCCCGCCGAGATCCTGGCCCGGCCGGCCGACGACTTCGTCGCGTCGTTCGTGGGCGCCGACCGGGGGAAGCGCGCGCTCCACATCGAGCGCACGCCGACCGGCTCCGTGCTGGTCGACAGCGAAGGGCGCACCGCCGGTGTGCTCAGCGCGGACGACTCCGCTTCCGTTGAAGCAAAGGCCGCGACCGTCTCGGTCGCGGGTGCTACGGCGCAGGGTGAGGACCCGACGTGA
- a CDS encoding ABC transporter permease subunit codes for MSFLWSNLGQVWNLTVSHVWLSAIPIVVGFLLSLPIGWLANRSRVSRPVLLTLGGILYAIPSLPLFFAMPALIGTKILDPVNVVVALTIYAVALMVRTTADALASVPGDVVQSATAIGFSAWRRFWTVELPLAGPVLLAGLRVVSVSTVSLVSVGALLGVPNLGQLFTDGLNRYYPEEVAVGIILIMVVALVFDLVLVLLGRLLLPWSRLDKSTRRLRRSAAMKAVTGA; via the coding sequence GTGAGCTTCTTGTGGTCGAACCTCGGCCAGGTCTGGAATCTCACGGTCTCCCACGTGTGGTTGAGCGCCATCCCGATCGTCGTCGGCTTCTTGCTGTCGCTCCCGATCGGCTGGCTCGCGAACCGCTCCCGGGTCAGCCGCCCGGTGCTGCTGACGCTCGGTGGCATCCTCTACGCGATCCCGTCGCTGCCGCTGTTCTTCGCCATGCCCGCCCTGATCGGCACGAAGATCCTCGACCCGGTGAACGTGGTCGTGGCGCTGACCATCTACGCGGTCGCGCTGATGGTGCGCACGACGGCCGACGCGCTCGCTTCGGTGCCCGGTGACGTCGTCCAGTCGGCTACCGCCATCGGGTTCTCGGCCTGGCGCCGGTTCTGGACGGTCGAGCTGCCGCTCGCCGGGCCGGTCCTGCTGGCCGGCCTCCGTGTCGTCTCGGTGTCGACCGTGAGCCTGGTGAGCGTCGGGGCTCTGCTCGGCGTCCCGAACCTCGGTCAGCTGTTCACGGACGGCCTCAACCGCTACTACCCCGAGGAGGTCGCCGTCGGCATCATCCTCATCATGGTCGTGGCCCTCGTGTTCGACCTCGTGCTCGTGCTGCTCGGCCGCCTGCTGCTGCCGTGGTCCCGGCTCGACAAGAGCACAAGGCGGCTCCGCCGCTCGGCGGCGATGAAGGCGGTGACCGGAGCATGA
- a CDS encoding ABC transporter permease, with amino-acid sequence MTDFVAAFGWLFDPVNWAGPGGIPARTGEHIVYTLLTLLLAGAIALPIGFAIGHTGRFRGLAVGVSGALRALPTLGLVVYLALITTNITLMPPLIALTILAIPPLLAGAYSGLESVNRSTIDAARAVGMTEWQVFTKVELPLSLPLVIGGVRSGALQVIATWTVAAILPVGGLGRFLFDGLAVQNYPEMLGGSIIVIVLALVVDGLFALTQKLVVPRGVAAGKVRADRAKDPWRAFGITVPGRQPIP; translated from the coding sequence ATGACCGATTTCGTGGCGGCCTTCGGCTGGCTCTTCGACCCCGTGAACTGGGCGGGTCCCGGCGGCATTCCCGCACGCACCGGGGAGCACATCGTCTACACGCTGCTGACGCTGCTGCTCGCCGGCGCGATCGCGCTCCCGATCGGCTTCGCCATCGGGCACACCGGCCGGTTCCGCGGGCTGGCGGTGGGCGTCTCCGGAGCCCTGCGCGCGCTTCCGACCCTCGGCCTGGTGGTCTACCTGGCGCTGATCACGACGAACATCACGCTGATGCCGCCGCTGATCGCGCTGACCATCCTCGCCATCCCGCCCCTGCTGGCCGGCGCCTACTCGGGACTCGAGTCGGTGAACCGCAGCACCATCGACGCGGCCCGCGCGGTCGGGATGACCGAGTGGCAGGTCTTCACCAAGGTCGAGCTGCCGCTCTCGCTGCCGCTCGTCATCGGCGGCGTCCGTTCCGGGGCGCTGCAGGTGATCGCGACCTGGACGGTCGCGGCGATCCTTCCGGTCGGCGGGCTCGGCCGGTTCCTGTTCGACGGACTCGCCGTCCAGAACTACCCCGAGATGCTCGGCGGCTCGATCATCGTCATCGTGCTCGCCCTCGTGGTCGACGGCCTGTTCGCGCTCACACAGAAGCTCGTCGTCCCGCGCGGCGTCGCCGCGGGGAAGGTCCGCGCCGACCGGGCCAAGGACCCGTGGCGCGCGTTCGGCATCACTGTCCCCGGGCGTCAGCCCATTCCCTGA
- a CDS encoding ABC transporter substrate-binding protein — translation MFGSTKGRIAAGVLAAGALIALSACSSGGGAFNSSTSGSGGGSSSDTITVGSAAFGENEILMQIYGQALAANGVKVSYKPSIGQRDVYLKALQDGSIDLVPEYSGNLLQFYNKTSTASSSADVYAALNDALPKGFEVLDQAKAQDADAYNVTKEFSDKYGVTSLEDLKKVTVPLTVGANPEFATRPYGIPGLKSAYGVTATLTPISDSGGPLTVAALKNGSVQLADIYTTTPAIKDNGFVVLKDPKNLIAAQNIVPLINSKKASDKVKSVLNKVSAELTTDDLITMNSENQGASKTQPDAVAQKWLQEHPIKV, via the coding sequence ATGTTCGGATCCACGAAGGGCCGCATCGCGGCCGGTGTGCTCGCCGCGGGGGCGCTCATCGCCCTCAGCGCGTGCTCGTCCGGCGGCGGCGCGTTCAATAGCAGCACCAGCGGCAGTGGCGGCGGCTCCTCGAGCGACACCATCACCGTCGGGTCTGCCGCGTTCGGCGAGAACGAGATCCTGATGCAGATCTACGGCCAGGCCCTCGCGGCCAACGGCGTCAAGGTCAGCTACAAGCCGAGCATCGGCCAGCGCGACGTGTACCTCAAGGCGCTGCAGGACGGCTCGATCGACCTCGTCCCGGAGTACTCCGGCAACCTGCTGCAGTTCTACAACAAGACCAGCACGGCCTCGTCCAGCGCGGACGTCTACGCCGCGCTGAACGACGCGCTGCCGAAGGGCTTCGAGGTGCTCGACCAGGCCAAGGCGCAGGACGCCGACGCCTACAACGTCACCAAGGAGTTCTCCGACAAGTACGGCGTGACCAGTCTGGAGGACCTCAAGAAGGTCACCGTGCCGCTGACCGTCGGCGCGAACCCCGAGTTCGCCACCCGGCCCTACGGCATCCCCGGGCTCAAGTCGGCCTACGGCGTGACAGCGACGCTCACCCCGATCAGCGACTCGGGCGGCCCGCTCACTGTCGCCGCGCTCAAGAACGGCAGCGTGCAGCTGGCCGACATCTACACCACCACCCCGGCCATCAAGGACAACGGGTTCGTCGTGCTGAAGGACCCGAAGAACCTGATCGCGGCGCAGAACATCGTGCCGCTGATCAACAGCAAGAAGGCCTCGGACAAGGTCAAGTCGGTGCTCAACAAGGTCTCGGCCGAGCTCACCACCGACGACCTCATCACCATGAACAGCGAGAACCAGGGCGCCAGCAAGACCCAGCCGGACGCCGTGGCCCAGAAGTGGCTGCAGGAGCACCCGATCAAGGTGTGA